In Microbacterium lushaniae, the following are encoded in one genomic region:
- a CDS encoding flavin reductase family protein yields MAPSIDPQQFRDVLGHYPTGVSVITALSAAGEPMAMVVGTFTSVSLDPPLVAFLPNRTSTSFARLKDASRFAVNILAHDQEELVRRLARSDPRKMDDENWRLSPAGNPVLDGVVAVIECDLSSVAEAGDHYIVIGAVTDLYTERPTVPLLFFRGGYGEFAPKSFVVTEGRGMSGAVTQAQVLRSPVEQAAGELGGELTLFGRVAGDSVALATAAAPGGSQITPLGTRYPIAPPIGAQYVAWADAREQDSWIDKAIGATRDEIASYRRHLEDARRWGWSVNVAPDDAAHWPAVFPEVDGSDDAVKGRHAMVTRRMAESTRGREIDSLLDDAQYQVIGFVAPIFLAEGTAPELMVRLLLYPSVRMSKDEILRKGALLKNFAVSAAEQLRDSLATASAR; encoded by the coding sequence GCTCCATCGATCGATCCCCAGCAGTTCCGCGATGTCCTCGGTCATTACCCGACGGGCGTCAGCGTCATCACCGCCCTCTCCGCCGCCGGCGAGCCCATGGCCATGGTGGTCGGGACGTTCACGTCGGTCTCCCTGGACCCCCCACTGGTGGCATTCCTTCCGAACCGCACCTCGACTTCGTTCGCCCGACTGAAGGACGCGTCCCGCTTTGCCGTGAACATCCTCGCGCACGATCAGGAAGAGCTCGTCCGCCGACTGGCTCGCTCAGACCCACGGAAGATGGACGACGAGAACTGGCGGCTCTCCCCTGCGGGGAATCCCGTTCTGGACGGTGTCGTCGCCGTCATCGAGTGCGATCTCAGTTCCGTCGCCGAAGCGGGCGACCACTACATCGTGATCGGCGCGGTCACCGACCTCTACACCGAGCGCCCCACGGTCCCGCTTCTGTTCTTCCGCGGCGGGTACGGCGAGTTCGCGCCCAAGTCCTTCGTCGTGACGGAAGGCCGTGGGATGAGCGGTGCCGTGACGCAGGCGCAGGTGCTCCGCTCCCCGGTGGAGCAGGCAGCCGGAGAGCTCGGCGGGGAGCTGACGCTGTTCGGGAGAGTAGCGGGCGACTCGGTCGCACTGGCCACCGCCGCTGCGCCGGGAGGCAGTCAGATCACCCCCCTGGGCACCAGGTATCCCATCGCCCCTCCCATCGGTGCCCAGTACGTCGCGTGGGCCGATGCACGCGAACAGGATTCGTGGATCGACAAAGCGATCGGCGCGACCCGCGACGAGATCGCCTCATACCGACGTCACCTCGAAGACGCTCGTCGCTGGGGCTGGTCGGTGAACGTGGCCCCCGACGACGCCGCCCACTGGCCGGCGGTGTTCCCGGAGGTCGACGGGAGCGACGACGCGGTCAAAGGACGTCATGCGATGGTGACGCGCCGAATGGCGGAGAGCACCCGCGGGCGCGAGATCGACAGTCTCCTTGACGACGCCCAGTACCAGGTGATCGGTTTCGTGGCGCCCATCTTCCTCGCCGAGGGCACCGCACCCGAACTCATGGTCCGGCTGCTCCTCTAC